A single genomic interval of Helianthus annuus cultivar XRQ/B chromosome 6, HanXRQr2.0-SUNRISE, whole genome shotgun sequence harbors:
- the LOC110864396 gene encoding DEAD-box ATP-dependent RNA helicase 6: MNNSNYNNNNRRYPPGGTGNGRGGGSFHPNPNYYNQPRNPNQFHQQQRQQPPQSGQQQQQQHNQQQQQWLRRNPNPVGSSSANEIDKSVQLDAGVDPSSQDWKAQLNIPAADTRYRTEDVTATKGNEFEDYFLKRELLMGIYEKGFEKPSPIQEESIPIALTGSDILARAKNGTGKTAAFCIPALEKIDTDKNKIQVVILVPTRELALQTSQVCKELGKHLQIEVMVTTGGTSLKDDIMRLYQPVHLLVGTPGRILDLSKKGICKLSDCGMLVMDEADKLLSPEFQPSVEELIGFLPKQRQILLFSATFPVTVKDFKDRYLKKPYVVNLMDELTLKGITQFYAFVEERQKVHCLNTLFSKLQINQSIIFCNSVNRVELLAKKITELGYSCFYIHAKMLQDHRNRVFHDFRNGACRNLVCTDLFTRGIDIQAVNVVINFDFPKNAETYLHRVGRSGRFGHLGLAVNLITYEDRFNLYRIEQELGTEIKQIPPQIDQAIYCR; the protein is encoded by the exons ATGAACAACAGCaactacaacaacaacaatcgcCGCTATCCTCCCGGTGGCACCGGCAACGGTCGCGGCGGTGGTAGTTTTCACCCAAACCCTAATTACTACAATCAACCGCGAAACCCTAACCAATTTCACCAGCAGCAGCGTCAACAACCACCACAGTCcggacaacaacaacaacaacaacacaatcagcagcagcagcagtggttgcgacGGAACCCTAATCCTGTTGGTTCTTCTTCTGCTAATGAAATTGACAAGTCCGTACAGTTAGATGCCGGTGTTGATCCAAG CTCTCAAGACTGGAAGGCACAACTGAACATACCTGCAGCAGATACCCGTTACAGGACTGAG GATGTCACTGCTACGAAAGGAAATGAATTCGAGGATTACTTCCTAAAAAGGGAGCTACTTATGGGGATctatgaaaaaggttttgaaaaaccgTCACCTATACAAGAAGAAAGTATCCCTATTGCATTGACCGGAAGTGATATTCTCGCAAGAGCCAAAAATGGAACTGGAAAGACAGCAGCTTTTTGTATCCCGGCTCTCGAAAAGATCGATACAGATAAAAACAAAATTCAAG TTGTTATATTGGTTCCAACGAGAGAATTAGCTTTACAAACGTCACAAGTTTGCAAGGAACTTGGAAAACACTTACAAATTGAAGTAATGGTCACTACTGGAGGAACAAGTTTAAAAGACGATATAATGCGCTTATATCAACCTGTCCATTTACTTGTCGGTACCCCTGGAAGAATTCTCGATCTTTCCAAAAAGGGAATATGCAAATTGTCTGATTGTGGAATGTTAGTCATGGATGAG GCTGATAAACTGTTATCTCCAGAGTTTCAACCGTCAGTGGAAGAGTTAATCGGATTTCTACCTAAACAGAGACAAATTCTGCTGTTTTCAGCCACGTTTCCGGTTACAGTCAAAGATTTTAAAGACAGATACCTGAAAAAACCTTATGTTGTTAATTTAATGGATGAACTTACTCTTAAAGGTATCACACAGTTTTACGCTTTTGTAGAAGAAAGGCAGAAGGTTCACTGCCTCAATACGCTTTTCTCTAAG CTGCAAATCAACCAATCGATTATCTTTTGCAACTCGGTCAATCGGGTCGAGCTATTAGCGAAGAAAATTACCGAGCTTGGTTACTCTTGCTTTTATATTCATGCTAAAATGTTGCAAGATCACCGGAATAGGGTTTTTCACGACTTTCGCAATGGTGCTTGCAGGAATCTTGTTTGTACTG ATCTATTTACAAGGGGTATAGATATTCAAGCGGTAAACGTTGtgatcaattttgattttccgaaGAATGCCGAAACATATCTGCACAGG GTGGGTCGTTCTGGAAGGTTTGGACATTTGGGGTTAGCTGTGAATTTGATAACATATGAAGACCGCTTTAATTT ATATAGGATCGAGCAGGAGCTTGGAACGGAAATAAAACAAATTCCTCCGCAAATCGATCAAGCCATTTATTGTCGTTGA